One segment of Papaver somniferum cultivar HN1 unplaced genomic scaffold, ASM357369v1 unplaced-scaffold_137, whole genome shotgun sequence DNA contains the following:
- the LOC113334418 gene encoding protein trichome birefringence-like 6, with protein sequence MEKQRSFSFKSRSKFLVFFFIVSSSVLFFSFLSVWVFQVAPLNHQLKFQSFSSLSHTLVIKPRNSTDNVIRNGSLSKPQYNKSDHSSSIQVQVLVKGVDDEKKKIKEKIKVKESEIVLGNKNAANFTSPDIISKVTKKVDILMVNENNTNIEVEKRVNSKCDILNGTWVFDESYPLYKSDSCPFIDEGFSCEANGRLNTNYMKWRWQPHDCNIPRFDAVKMLELIRGKRLVFVGDSINRNQWESMLCLLKSAITDPKRVFETHGRRITKEKGNYSFKFLDYKCTVEYYVSHFLVHEGKGRVGSKRVQTLKIDTLDRGSSRWKGADILVFNSAHWWSHAKTKSGVNYYQERNQVYPHLDVPTAFKRALTTWASWVDKYVIPGKTQVFFRSSAPTHFRGGAWNAGGHCKEVNQPLNYSSNIFDPEKSLITEEVIKQMKTPVTILNVTSLSEFRIDGHPSIYGKKPGKASRSHVEDCSHWCLPGVPDTWNELLYYYLQSNKKVSSAV encoded by the exons ATGGAAAAACAAAGAAGTTTTTCATTCAAGTCGAGAAGTAAATTTCTAGTCTTTTTCTTCATTGTATCTTCTTCAGTTCTCTTCTTTTCATTTCTATCTGTATGGGTTTTTCAAGTTGCCCCTTTAAACCATCAGTTAAAATTTCAATCTTTTTCAAGTTTGAGTCATACCCTTGTCATCAAACCTCGTAATTCTACAGATAATGTTATTAGAAATGGGAGTTTGAGCAAACCCCAGTACAACAAATCAGATCATTCTTCTTCTATACAAGTTCAAGTTTTAGTAAAAGGTGTtgatgatgagaagaagaagattaaagAGAAAATAAAGGTCAAGGAATCTGAGATAGTTCTAGGTAACAAGAATGCTGCTAATTTTACAAGTCCTGATATTATTAGTAAAGTTactaaaaaagttgatattttAATGGTAAATGAGAATAATACCAATATTGAAGTGGAGAAAAGAGTTAATAGTAAATGTGATATATTAAATGGGACATGGGTGTTTGATGAAAGCTATCCTTTGTATAAGAGTGATTCATGTCCCTTCATTGATGAAGGTTTTAGTTGTGAAGCTAATGGAAGATTGAACACAAATTATATGAAGTGGAGATGGCAACCTCATGACTGTAACATCCCAAG GTTTGATGCAGTGAAAATGCTGGAATTGATTAGAGGGAAAAGACTAGTGTTTGTAGGAGATTCAATTAACAGGAATCAGTGGGAGTCAATGCTGTGTTTATTAAAATCAGCTATTACTGATCCAAAACGTGTTTTCGAGACTCATGGAAGGAGGATTACTAAAGAGAAAGGCAATTACAGTTTCAAATTTCTG GATTATAAATGTACAGTTGAATATTATGTTAGTCATTTCTTAGTTCATGAGGGTAAAGGGAGAGTTGGTTCAAAACGGGTTCAGACTCTGAAAATCGATACCCTTGATAGGGGATCATCTAGATGGAAGGGTGCGGATATATTGGTTTTCAATAGTGCGCATTGGTGGTCCCATGCCAAAACTAAATCAGG GGTGAACTACTACCAGGAACGGAACCAAGTTTATCCACATCTTGATGTTCCTACAGCTTTCAAAAGAGCCTTAACTACCTGGGCGTCATGGGTTGATAAATATGTTATACCGGGTAAAACACAGGTGTTTTTTCGAAGTTCAGCACCAACTCATTTCAG GGGTGGTGCATGGAATGCTGGCGGACATTGTAAAGAGGTAAATCAACCCCTTAATTATTCTTCAAATATATTCGACCCTGAAAAAAGTTTAATAACCGAAGAGGTCATAAAACAAATGAAAACCCCTGTAACTATCTTGAATGTTACTAGTTTGTCAGAATTTAGGATAGATGGTCATCCATCTATATACGGTAAAAAACCCGGGAAAGCCTCTCGCTCACATGTTGAGGATTGTAGTCATTGGTGCCTTCCCGGAGTTCCAGATACTTGGAATGAATTGTTGTATTATTATTTGCAATCTAATAAAAAAGTCAGTTCCGCTGTGTAA